From Candidatus Zixiibacteriota bacterium, the proteins below share one genomic window:
- a CDS encoding T9SS type A sorting domain-containing protein: MRKAITLFTFMTLLCIFQAGAATPPGYTGRIMIESKAVNAGESFVIKVLMDGNNYPVTAIKIPLKLSSSYLTCNYVDFTGSIKPSSMEGYFRVDGNRLEISYIPPVVFPLPTVTVDSGLVATIYFTAAAVAPNTIVGIDSVNTDSTINQDGNIIHIRQRVEMADTSGIITLLPDFSAGTVEIRHSTDLATDDDALLPRALDLAQNFPNPFNPTTTISFALPGKASVRLEIFNLLGQKIAVLADREFTAGSHSLTWEAANAPSGIYFYRLNAGKESITRKMLLMK; the protein is encoded by the coding sequence CTCTCTTCACATTTATGACATTGCTTTGCATCTTCCAAGCCGGAGCGGCCACGCCGCCGGGGTATACCGGCCGGATTATGATCGAAAGCAAGGCGGTCAATGCCGGAGAGTCTTTTGTGATCAAAGTCCTTATGGACGGAAACAATTATCCTGTGACGGCGATCAAAATACCTCTCAAATTGAGCAGTTCTTATCTGACCTGCAATTATGTCGATTTCACCGGCTCGATAAAACCCTCCAGCATGGAAGGTTATTTCCGCGTTGATGGCAACCGTCTGGAAATATCATATATCCCGCCCGTTGTTTTCCCGCTACCGACTGTGACGGTCGATTCCGGCCTTGTCGCCACGATTTATTTCACCGCCGCTGCCGTGGCGCCCAATACAATTGTCGGCATAGATTCTGTGAATACCGATTCAACCATCAATCAGGATGGGAATATTATCCATATTCGCCAGCGGGTTGAGATGGCCGATACTTCCGGCATCATCACTCTTCTGCCCGATTTCTCAGCCGGTACTGTCGAAATCCGTCACTCCACCGACCTGGCCACCGACGATGATGCGCTTCTGCCGCGAGCCCTCGACTTGGCCCAGAATTTCCCCAACCCCTTTAATCCGACCACAACCATCTCCTTTGCCCTGCCCGGGAAGGCCTCGGTCCGTCTTGAAATATTCAACCTTCTGGGGCAGAAAATTGCCGTTCTGGCCGATCGTGAATTCACCGCCGGCAGTCACTCCCTTACCTGGGAAGCCGCTAATGCCCCCAGTGGCATCTATTTCTACCGGCTCAATGCGGGCAAAGAATCAATTACCCGGAAAATGTTGCTGATGAAATAA